One genomic window of Struthio camelus isolate bStrCam1 chromosome 1, bStrCam1.hap1, whole genome shotgun sequence includes the following:
- the PARVB gene encoding beta-parvin isoform X2 — protein sequence MSDLQEEGKNAINAPMNPSTVDIHPEDTLLEENEERTMIDPNSKEDPKFKELIKVLIDWINDVLVEERIIVKQLEEDLYDGQVLQKLLEKLANRKLNVAEVTQSEIGQKQKLQTVLEAVHDLLRPHGWTIKWSVDSIHVKNLISILHLLVALAMHFRAPIRLPEHVSVQVVVVRKREGLLQTTHVTEELTTTTEMMMGRFERDAFDTLFDHAPDKLSVVKKSLITFVNKHLNKLNLEVTELETQFADGVYLVLLMGLLEDYFVPLHNFYLTPESFDQKVHNVSFAFELMQDGGLKKPKARPEDVVNLDLKSTLRVLYNLFTKYKNVE from the exons A tgaGCGACCTGCAAGAAGAGGGTAAAAATGCTATCAACGCACCAATGAACCCCAGCACCGTGGACATTCATCCAGAAGATACGCTACTAG AGGAGAATGAGGAACGCACCATGATTGATCCTAACTCAAAAGAAGACCCCAAGTTCAAAGAACTAATCAAG GTTCTAATTGACTGGATaaatgatgtgctggtggaggagAGAATCATTGTCAAACAGCTAGAAGAAGACCTTTATGATGGACAGGTGCTGCAGAAGCTGCTAG AAAAGTTGGCTAACCGTAAACTGAACGTGGCAGAAGTGACACAGTCTGAAATTGGTCAGAAACAAAAGCTGCAGACGGTGCTGGAAGCTGTCCATGACTTGCTGCGACCGCATGGCTGGACAATCAAGTGGAGCGTTGACT CAATCCACGTCAAGAATCTGATTTCCATTCTTCACCTTCTGGTAGCTTTGGCAATGCATTTCCGGGCTCCCATTCGACTGCCTGAGCATGTGTCTGTACAAGTGGTAGTTGTACGG aaacgTGAAGGCCTTCTTCAGACCACTCATGTTACGGAGGAGCTCACAACTACGACAGA GATGATGATGGGAAGATTTG AGCGGGATGCCTTTGACACACTCTTTGATCATGCACCTGACAAACTCAGCGTAGTCAagaag TCTCTGATCACCTTTGTGAACAAACACTTGAACAAACTGAATTTGGAAGTAACTGAGCTAGAAACCCAG TTTGCAGATGGTGTTTACTTGGTATTGCTCATGGGTCTCCTTGAAGACTATTTCGTTCCACTTCACAACTTCTACTTAACGCCTGAAAGTTTTGATCAGAAG gTCCATaatgtttcctttgcttttgagCTGATGCAAGATGGAGGACTCAAGAAACCAAAAGCTCGCCCTGAAG